From a region of the Flavobacterium sediminilitoris genome:
- a CDS encoding PH domain-containing protein: protein MRTNFDFTVPQRQSLIGVLVLFANTLQKSIRAFWPLLVVFLFRKELFDRMYVYIGIIILILLIAIIAFLKYWFFKFYIDSDLEEFVIESGILNKTKTTIQLHKIQKVDINQSLIQRIFNVHKLEIDTAGSDKKEASIGAISEEMAVNLKSRLIENSKKQDYNGNVDDFQSEQEPKSFITISLGSLIKIGFTANYMASLAYLFLVFSTISENLKQIGQESLIDDNVSKLDEFPLTTVLMIALGLIIFSVLFINLVMTIVKYFNFTIKRDENTFILSYGLINLKNTIINPEKVQIIKWTQNFFQRKLNVNTIEIKQASSDEKRAKNKDKTKIPGCNNDERIEILKLLIEKLPKYEKELHPNIRKLLLNSFIFILIPVTIGLFVNNYNNKFETVQAIGLATLYSLFIGVIILFSYKNYRLYTSTDFIVKKSGAWDIDYELIQPHKIQGIKTFQLFWQKRTNIGSVTLYTAGGNISFRTTNYSELKKLVNYWLYQVEVSKRNWM, encoded by the coding sequence ATGAGAACTAATTTCGACTTTACTGTTCCTCAACGTCAGTCTCTTATAGGAGTTCTTGTATTATTTGCAAATACATTACAAAAATCAATTAGAGCCTTTTGGCCATTATTGGTTGTTTTTCTATTTAGAAAAGAATTATTTGATAGAATGTATGTATACATTGGTATCATCATTTTAATTTTATTAATAGCAATAATTGCATTTCTTAAATATTGGTTTTTTAAATTTTATATCGATTCAGATTTAGAAGAATTTGTAATTGAAAGTGGTATTTTAAATAAAACGAAGACAACTATTCAGTTACATAAAATTCAAAAAGTCGATATTAATCAAAGTTTGATTCAAAGAATATTCAATGTTCACAAACTAGAAATTGATACAGCAGGAAGCGATAAAAAAGAAGCTTCGATTGGTGCTATTTCAGAAGAAATGGCTGTTAATTTAAAAAGTAGATTAATTGAAAACTCAAAAAAACAAGACTACAATGGGAATGTTGATGATTTTCAATCAGAACAAGAACCAAAATCATTCATAACGATTAGCTTAGGAAGTTTAATAAAAATTGGTTTCACAGCTAATTATATGGCAAGTTTAGCGTATCTATTTCTTGTTTTTTCCACCATTTCCGAAAATCTAAAGCAAATAGGACAGGAATCGTTAATAGATGATAATGTTAGTAAGCTAGATGAATTTCCTTTAACCACAGTTTTAATGATTGCATTAGGGTTGATTATTTTTTCTGTTTTATTTATTAACTTAGTAATGACAATAGTGAAATACTTTAATTTCACAATAAAAAGGGATGAAAACACATTTATTCTCTCTTATGGGTTAATCAATCTTAAAAACACAATTATTAATCCAGAGAAAGTTCAAATTATAAAATGGACGCAAAACTTTTTTCAAAGAAAGCTAAATGTTAATACAATTGAAATAAAGCAAGCATCGAGTGACGAAAAAAGAGCTAAAAATAAAGACAAAACAAAAATTCCTGGTTGTAACAACGATGAAAGAATTGAAATTTTAAAGTTATTGATTGAGAAATTACCAAAGTATGAAAAAGAATTACATCCAAATATTAGAAAACTTTTATTGAATAGTTTTATTTTCATCCTTATTCCTGTTACCATAGGATTATTTGTCAATAACTACAATAATAAGTTTGAAACGGTTCAAGCAATAGGATTAGCAACTCTGTACAGCTTATTTATAGGCGTTATTATACTGTTTTCTTATAAAAACTATAGATTGTATACATCAACTGATTTTATTGTTAAAAAAAGCGGTGCTTGGGATATTGATTATGAACTCATTCAACCTCATAAAATTCAAGGTATAAAAACATTTCAGCTATTTTGGCAAAAAAGAACAAATATAGGTTCAGTAACTTTATACACCGCAGGAGGAAATATAAGTTTTCGTACGACAAACTATTCAGAATTAAAAAAATTAGTAAATTATTGGTTATATCAAGTTGAAGTTTCAAAAAGAAACTGGATGTGA
- the menA gene encoding 1,4-dihydroxy-2-naphthoate octaprenyltransferase, with amino-acid sequence MKHWIQAARLRTLPLSISGIIVGSAYAYYQGFFNLEITILALLTTLGLQILSNYANDYGDGVKGTDANRIGEKRLVGSGIISSSQMKKAVIITAIITFIIALSLIYVAFGKENFGLSLIFILLGIGSIGAAIKYTVGSNAYGYSGFGDVFVFVFFGLVSVLGSNFLFTKTFDWYLILPAISIGLLSVAVLNLNNMRDIENDKTSGKNTLVVKLGLKKAKIYHEIIIAIASISFLIFCLITKISLLPILVVNISLIIHLNKIKKSNSYEDFDPELKKVALSTFALSLLFWLTIYFL; translated from the coding sequence ATGAAACATTGGATTCAAGCAGCAAGATTACGCACATTACCATTGTCGATATCTGGAATAATTGTAGGAAGTGCTTATGCTTATTATCAAGGATTTTTTAATTTAGAAATAACAATATTAGCCTTATTAACTACTTTAGGACTGCAAATTCTGTCTAATTATGCTAATGATTATGGTGATGGAGTTAAAGGAACAGATGCAAATAGAATAGGAGAAAAGCGTTTAGTTGGTTCAGGAATTATTAGTTCAAGTCAAATGAAAAAAGCAGTTATTATCACAGCAATAATTACATTTATTATAGCTTTAAGTTTAATTTACGTAGCATTTGGTAAAGAAAATTTTGGACTTAGTTTAATTTTTATCTTATTAGGAATAGGATCAATAGGAGCAGCTATTAAATATACAGTTGGTAGCAATGCGTATGGATATAGTGGTTTTGGAGACGTGTTTGTATTCGTTTTTTTTGGTTTAGTAAGCGTTTTAGGATCAAATTTTCTATTTACTAAAACATTTGATTGGTATTTGATATTACCTGCAATTTCAATAGGATTACTAAGTGTAGCTGTTTTAAACTTAAACAATATGCGTGATATTGAAAACGATAAAACTTCAGGAAAAAATACACTTGTTGTTAAATTAGGGTTGAAAAAAGCAAAAATATATCATGAAATTATAATAGCCATTGCCTCAATATCATTTTTAATATTTTGCTTAATAACTAAAATTTCATTACTACCAATATTAGTAGTGAATATATCATTAATCATTCATTTAAACAAAATTAAAAAATCAAATTCGTACGAAGATTTTGATCCAGAACTTAAAAAAGTAGCTCTAAGTACTTTCGCATTAAGTCTTTTATTTTGGTTAACAATCTATTTTTTATAA